A stretch of the Macaca mulatta isolate MMU2019108-1 chromosome 14, T2T-MMU8v2.0, whole genome shotgun sequence genome encodes the following:
- the SLC39A13 gene encoding zinc transporter ZIP13 isoform X5, producing MLRRSVRGMPGCPCPGCGMAGPRLLFLTALALELLGRAGGSQPALRSRGTATACRLDNKESESWGALLSGERLDTWICSLLGSLMVGLSGVFPLLVIPLEMGTMLRSEAGAWRLKQLLSFALGGLLGNVFLHLLPEAWAYTCSAGPGGEGQSLQQQQQLGLWVIAGILTFLALEKMFLDSKAERTSQAPNKDPTAAAAALNGGHCLAQPAAEPGLGAVVRSIKVSGYLNLLANTIDNFTHGLAVAASFLVSKKIGLLTTMAILLHEIPHEVGDFAILLRAGFDRWSAAKLQLSTALGGLLGAGFAICTQSPKGVEETAAWVLPFTSGGFLYIALVNVLPDLLEEEDPWRSLQQLLLLCAGIVVMVLFSIFVD from the exons ATGCTCAGACGCTCTG TACGTGGCATGCCTGGATGTCCCTGCCCTGGCTGTGGCATGGCGGGCCCAAGGCTCCTCTTCCTCACCGCCCTTGCCCTGGAGCTCTTGGGAAGGGCTGGGGGTTCCCAGCCGGCCCTCCGGAGCCGGGGGACTGCGACGGCCTGCCGCCTGGACAACAAGGAAAGCGAGTCCTGGGGGGCTCTGCTGAGCGGAGAGCGGCTGGACACCTGGATCTGCTCCCTCCTGGGTTCCCTCATGGTGGGGCTCAGTGGGGTCTTCCCGTTGCTCGTCATTCCCCTAGAGATGGGGACCATGCTGCGCTCAGAAG CTGGGGCCTGGCGCCTGAAGCAGCTGCTCAGCTTCGCCCTGGGGGGACTCTTGGGCAATGTGTTTCTGCACCTGCTGCCCGAAGCCTGGGCCTACACGTGCAGCGCCGGCCCTG GTGGTGAGGGGCAGagcctgcagcagcagcagcagctggggcTATGGGTCATTGCTGGCATCCTGACCTTCCTGGCGTTGGAGAAGATGTTCCTGGACAGCAAGGCGGAGAGGACCAGCCAG GCCCCCAACAAAGACCCCACTGCTGCTGCCGCTGCGCTCAATGGAGGCCACTGTCTGGCCCAGCCGGCCGCAGAGCCCGGCCTCGGTGCCGTGGTCCGGAGCATCAAA GTCAGCGGCTACCTCAACCTGCTGGCCAACACCATCGACAACTTCACCCATGGGCTGGCTGTGGCTGCCAGCTTCCTTGTGAGCAAGAAG ATCGGGCTCCTGACAACCATGGCCATCCTCCTGCACGAGATCCCCCATGAG GTGGGCGACTTTGCCATCCTGCTCCGGGCTGGCTTTGACCGATGGAGCGCAGCCAAGCTGCAACTCTCGACAGCGCTGGGGGGCCTGCTGGGCGCCGGCTTTGCCATCTGTACCCAGTCCCCCAAGGGAGTAG AGGAGACGGCAGCCTGGGTCCTGCCCTTCACCTCTGGAGGCTTTCTCTACATCGCCTTGGTGAACGTGCTCCCTGACCTCTTGGAAGAAGAGGACCCGTG GCGCTCCCTGCAGCAGCTGCTTCTGCTCTGTGCGGGCATTGTGGTGATGGTGCTGTTCTCGATCTTCGTGGATTAA
- the SLC39A13 gene encoding zinc transporter ZIP13 isoform X1, whose protein sequence is MLRRSVRGMPGCPCPGCGMAGPRLLFLTALALELLGRAGGSQPALRSRGTATACRLDNKESESWGALLSGERLDTWICSLLGSLMVGLSGVFPLLVIPLEMGTMLRSEAGAWRLKQLLSFALGGLLGNVFLHLLPEAWAYTCSAGPGGEGQSLQQQQQLGLWVIAGILTFLALEKMFLDSKAERTSQAPNKDPTAAAAALNGGHCLAQPAAEPGLGAVVRSIKVSGYLNLLANTIDNFTHGLAVAASFLVSKKIGLLTTMAILLHEIPHEVGDFAILLRAGFDRWSAAKLQLSTALGGLLGAGFAICTQSPKGVGPGGREHTQCPGCPVGCSPAAEETAAWVLPFTSGGFLYIALVNVLPDLLEEEDPWRSLQQLLLLCAGIVVMVLFSIFVD, encoded by the exons ATGCTCAGACGCTCTG TACGTGGCATGCCTGGATGTCCCTGCCCTGGCTGTGGCATGGCGGGCCCAAGGCTCCTCTTCCTCACCGCCCTTGCCCTGGAGCTCTTGGGAAGGGCTGGGGGTTCCCAGCCGGCCCTCCGGAGCCGGGGGACTGCGACGGCCTGCCGCCTGGACAACAAGGAAAGCGAGTCCTGGGGGGCTCTGCTGAGCGGAGAGCGGCTGGACACCTGGATCTGCTCCCTCCTGGGTTCCCTCATGGTGGGGCTCAGTGGGGTCTTCCCGTTGCTCGTCATTCCCCTAGAGATGGGGACCATGCTGCGCTCAGAAG CTGGGGCCTGGCGCCTGAAGCAGCTGCTCAGCTTCGCCCTGGGGGGACTCTTGGGCAATGTGTTTCTGCACCTGCTGCCCGAAGCCTGGGCCTACACGTGCAGCGCCGGCCCTG GTGGTGAGGGGCAGagcctgcagcagcagcagcagctggggcTATGGGTCATTGCTGGCATCCTGACCTTCCTGGCGTTGGAGAAGATGTTCCTGGACAGCAAGGCGGAGAGGACCAGCCAG GCCCCCAACAAAGACCCCACTGCTGCTGCCGCTGCGCTCAATGGAGGCCACTGTCTGGCCCAGCCGGCCGCAGAGCCCGGCCTCGGTGCCGTGGTCCGGAGCATCAAA GTCAGCGGCTACCTCAACCTGCTGGCCAACACCATCGACAACTTCACCCATGGGCTGGCTGTGGCTGCCAGCTTCCTTGTGAGCAAGAAG ATCGGGCTCCTGACAACCATGGCCATCCTCCTGCACGAGATCCCCCATGAG GTGGGCGACTTTGCCATCCTGCTCCGGGCTGGCTTTGACCGATGGAGCGCAGCCAAGCTGCAACTCTCGACAGCGCTGGGGGGCCTGCTGGGCGCCGGCTTTGCCATCTGTACCCAGTCCCCCAAGGGAGTAG GCCCGGGAGGCAGGGAGCATACACAGTGCCCTGGGTGCCCAGTCGGGTGTTCTCCCGCTGCAGAGGAGACGGCAGCCTGGGTCCTGCCCTTCACCTCTGGAGGCTTTCTCTACATCGCCTTGGTGAACGTGCTCCCTGACCTCTTGGAAGAAGAGGACCCGTG GCGCTCCCTGCAGCAGCTGCTTCTGCTCTGTGCGGGCATTGTGGTGATGGTGCTGTTCTCGATCTTCGTGGATTAA
- the SLC39A13 gene encoding zinc transporter ZIP13 isoform X10: MLRRSVRGMPGCPCPGCGMAGPRLLFLTALALELLGRAGGSQPALRSRGTATACRLDNKESESWGALLSGERLDTWICSLLGSLMVGLSGVFPLLVIPLEMGTMLRSEAGAWRLKQLLSFALGGLLGNVFLHLLPEAWAYTCSAGPGGEGQSLQQQQQLGLWVIAGILTFLALEKMFLDSKAERTSQVSGYLNLLANTIDNFTHGLAVAASFLVSKKIGLLTTMAILLHEIPHEVGDFAILLRAGFDRWSAAKLQLSTALGGLLGAGFAICTQSPKGVEETAAWVLPFTSGGFLYIALVNVLPDLLEEEDPWRSLQQLLLLCAGIVVMVLFSIFVD; this comes from the exons ATGCTCAGACGCTCTG TACGTGGCATGCCTGGATGTCCCTGCCCTGGCTGTGGCATGGCGGGCCCAAGGCTCCTCTTCCTCACCGCCCTTGCCCTGGAGCTCTTGGGAAGGGCTGGGGGTTCCCAGCCGGCCCTCCGGAGCCGGGGGACTGCGACGGCCTGCCGCCTGGACAACAAGGAAAGCGAGTCCTGGGGGGCTCTGCTGAGCGGAGAGCGGCTGGACACCTGGATCTGCTCCCTCCTGGGTTCCCTCATGGTGGGGCTCAGTGGGGTCTTCCCGTTGCTCGTCATTCCCCTAGAGATGGGGACCATGCTGCGCTCAGAAG CTGGGGCCTGGCGCCTGAAGCAGCTGCTCAGCTTCGCCCTGGGGGGACTCTTGGGCAATGTGTTTCTGCACCTGCTGCCCGAAGCCTGGGCCTACACGTGCAGCGCCGGCCCTG GTGGTGAGGGGCAGagcctgcagcagcagcagcagctggggcTATGGGTCATTGCTGGCATCCTGACCTTCCTGGCGTTGGAGAAGATGTTCCTGGACAGCAAGGCGGAGAGGACCAGCCAG GTCAGCGGCTACCTCAACCTGCTGGCCAACACCATCGACAACTTCACCCATGGGCTGGCTGTGGCTGCCAGCTTCCTTGTGAGCAAGAAG ATCGGGCTCCTGACAACCATGGCCATCCTCCTGCACGAGATCCCCCATGAG GTGGGCGACTTTGCCATCCTGCTCCGGGCTGGCTTTGACCGATGGAGCGCAGCCAAGCTGCAACTCTCGACAGCGCTGGGGGGCCTGCTGGGCGCCGGCTTTGCCATCTGTACCCAGTCCCCCAAGGGAGTAG AGGAGACGGCAGCCTGGGTCCTGCCCTTCACCTCTGGAGGCTTTCTCTACATCGCCTTGGTGAACGTGCTCCCTGACCTCTTGGAAGAAGAGGACCCGTG GCGCTCCCTGCAGCAGCTGCTTCTGCTCTGTGCGGGCATTGTGGTGATGGTGCTGTTCTCGATCTTCGTGGATTAA
- the SLC39A13 gene encoding zinc transporter ZIP13 isoform X2, giving the protein MAGAARSAAAAAARWPLCFSVRGMPGCPCPGCGMAGPRLLFLTALALELLGRAGGSQPALRSRGTATACRLDNKESESWGALLSGERLDTWICSLLGSLMVGLSGVFPLLVIPLEMGTMLRSEAGAWRLKQLLSFALGGLLGNVFLHLLPEAWAYTCSAGPGGEGQSLQQQQQLGLWVIAGILTFLALEKMFLDSKAERTSQAPNKDPTAAAAALNGGHCLAQPAAEPGLGAVVRSIKVSGYLNLLANTIDNFTHGLAVAASFLVSKKIGLLTTMAILLHEIPHEVGDFAILLRAGFDRWSAAKLQLSTALGGLLGAGFAICTQSPKGVEETAAWVLPFTSGGFLYIALVNVLPDLLEEEDPWRSLQQLLLLCAGIVVMVLFSIFVD; this is encoded by the exons ATGGCCGGGGCCGCCCGGAGCGCCGCCGCCGCAGCCGCACG GTGGCCTTTGTGTTTTTCAGTACGTGGCATGCCTGGATGTCCCTGCCCTGGCTGTGGCATGGCGGGCCCAAGGCTCCTCTTCCTCACCGCCCTTGCCCTGGAGCTCTTGGGAAGGGCTGGGGGTTCCCAGCCGGCCCTCCGGAGCCGGGGGACTGCGACGGCCTGCCGCCTGGACAACAAGGAAAGCGAGTCCTGGGGGGCTCTGCTGAGCGGAGAGCGGCTGGACACCTGGATCTGCTCCCTCCTGGGTTCCCTCATGGTGGGGCTCAGTGGGGTCTTCCCGTTGCTCGTCATTCCCCTAGAGATGGGGACCATGCTGCGCTCAGAAG CTGGGGCCTGGCGCCTGAAGCAGCTGCTCAGCTTCGCCCTGGGGGGACTCTTGGGCAATGTGTTTCTGCACCTGCTGCCCGAAGCCTGGGCCTACACGTGCAGCGCCGGCCCTG GTGGTGAGGGGCAGagcctgcagcagcagcagcagctggggcTATGGGTCATTGCTGGCATCCTGACCTTCCTGGCGTTGGAGAAGATGTTCCTGGACAGCAAGGCGGAGAGGACCAGCCAG GCCCCCAACAAAGACCCCACTGCTGCTGCCGCTGCGCTCAATGGAGGCCACTGTCTGGCCCAGCCGGCCGCAGAGCCCGGCCTCGGTGCCGTGGTCCGGAGCATCAAA GTCAGCGGCTACCTCAACCTGCTGGCCAACACCATCGACAACTTCACCCATGGGCTGGCTGTGGCTGCCAGCTTCCTTGTGAGCAAGAAG ATCGGGCTCCTGACAACCATGGCCATCCTCCTGCACGAGATCCCCCATGAG GTGGGCGACTTTGCCATCCTGCTCCGGGCTGGCTTTGACCGATGGAGCGCAGCCAAGCTGCAACTCTCGACAGCGCTGGGGGGCCTGCTGGGCGCCGGCTTTGCCATCTGTACCCAGTCCCCCAAGGGAGTAG AGGAGACGGCAGCCTGGGTCCTGCCCTTCACCTCTGGAGGCTTTCTCTACATCGCCTTGGTGAACGTGCTCCCTGACCTCTTGGAAGAAGAGGACCCGTG GCGCTCCCTGCAGCAGCTGCTTCTGCTCTGTGCGGGCATTGTGGTGATGGTGCTGTTCTCGATCTTCGTGGATTAA
- the SLC39A13 gene encoding zinc transporter ZIP13 isoform X16 yields the protein MPGCPCPGCGMAGPRLLFLTALALELLGRAGGSQPALRSRGTATACRLDNKESESWGALLSGERLDTWICSLLGSLMVGLSGVFPLLVIPLEMGTMLRSEAGAWRLKQLLSFALGGLLGNVFLHLLPEAWAYTCSAGPGGEGQSLQQQQQLGLWVIAGILTFLALEKMFLDSKAERTSQIGLLTTMAILLHEIPHEVGDFAILLRAGFDRWSAAKLQLSTALGGLLGAGFAICTQSPKGVEETAAWVLPFTSGGFLYIALVNVLPDLLEEEDPWRSLQQLLLLCAGIVVMVLFSIFVD from the exons ATGCCTGGATGTCCCTGCCCTGGCTGTGGCATGGCGGGCCCAAGGCTCCTCTTCCTCACCGCCCTTGCCCTGGAGCTCTTGGGAAGGGCTGGGGGTTCCCAGCCGGCCCTCCGGAGCCGGGGGACTGCGACGGCCTGCCGCCTGGACAACAAGGAAAGCGAGTCCTGGGGGGCTCTGCTGAGCGGAGAGCGGCTGGACACCTGGATCTGCTCCCTCCTGGGTTCCCTCATGGTGGGGCTCAGTGGGGTCTTCCCGTTGCTCGTCATTCCCCTAGAGATGGGGACCATGCTGCGCTCAGAAG CTGGGGCCTGGCGCCTGAAGCAGCTGCTCAGCTTCGCCCTGGGGGGACTCTTGGGCAATGTGTTTCTGCACCTGCTGCCCGAAGCCTGGGCCTACACGTGCAGCGCCGGCCCTG GTGGTGAGGGGCAGagcctgcagcagcagcagcagctggggcTATGGGTCATTGCTGGCATCCTGACCTTCCTGGCGTTGGAGAAGATGTTCCTGGACAGCAAGGCGGAGAGGACCAGCCAG ATCGGGCTCCTGACAACCATGGCCATCCTCCTGCACGAGATCCCCCATGAG GTGGGCGACTTTGCCATCCTGCTCCGGGCTGGCTTTGACCGATGGAGCGCAGCCAAGCTGCAACTCTCGACAGCGCTGGGGGGCCTGCTGGGCGCCGGCTTTGCCATCTGTACCCAGTCCCCCAAGGGAGTAG AGGAGACGGCAGCCTGGGTCCTGCCCTTCACCTCTGGAGGCTTTCTCTACATCGCCTTGGTGAACGTGCTCCCTGACCTCTTGGAAGAAGAGGACCCGTG GCGCTCCCTGCAGCAGCTGCTTCTGCTCTGTGCGGGCATTGTGGTGATGGTGCTGTTCTCGATCTTCGTGGATTAA
- the SLC39A13 gene encoding zinc transporter ZIP13 isoform X13 yields the protein MLRRSVRGMPGCPCPGCGMAGPRLLFLTALALELLGRAGGSQPALRSRGTATACRLDNKESESWGALLSGERLDTWICSLLGSLMVGLSGVFPLLVIPLEMGTMLRSEAGAWRLKQLLSFALGGLLGNVFLHLLPEAWAYTCSAGPGGEGQSLQQQQQLGLWVIAGILTFLALEKMFLDSKAERTSQAPNKDPTAAAAALNGGHCLAQPAAEPGLGAVVRSIKVSGYLNLLANTIDNFTHGLAVAASFLVSKKIGLLTTMAILLHEIPHEVGDFAILLRAGFDRWSAAKLQLSTALGGLLGAGFAICTQSPKGRRRQPGSCPSPLEAFSTSPW from the exons ATGCTCAGACGCTCTG TACGTGGCATGCCTGGATGTCCCTGCCCTGGCTGTGGCATGGCGGGCCCAAGGCTCCTCTTCCTCACCGCCCTTGCCCTGGAGCTCTTGGGAAGGGCTGGGGGTTCCCAGCCGGCCCTCCGGAGCCGGGGGACTGCGACGGCCTGCCGCCTGGACAACAAGGAAAGCGAGTCCTGGGGGGCTCTGCTGAGCGGAGAGCGGCTGGACACCTGGATCTGCTCCCTCCTGGGTTCCCTCATGGTGGGGCTCAGTGGGGTCTTCCCGTTGCTCGTCATTCCCCTAGAGATGGGGACCATGCTGCGCTCAGAAG CTGGGGCCTGGCGCCTGAAGCAGCTGCTCAGCTTCGCCCTGGGGGGACTCTTGGGCAATGTGTTTCTGCACCTGCTGCCCGAAGCCTGGGCCTACACGTGCAGCGCCGGCCCTG GTGGTGAGGGGCAGagcctgcagcagcagcagcagctggggcTATGGGTCATTGCTGGCATCCTGACCTTCCTGGCGTTGGAGAAGATGTTCCTGGACAGCAAGGCGGAGAGGACCAGCCAG GCCCCCAACAAAGACCCCACTGCTGCTGCCGCTGCGCTCAATGGAGGCCACTGTCTGGCCCAGCCGGCCGCAGAGCCCGGCCTCGGTGCCGTGGTCCGGAGCATCAAA GTCAGCGGCTACCTCAACCTGCTGGCCAACACCATCGACAACTTCACCCATGGGCTGGCTGTGGCTGCCAGCTTCCTTGTGAGCAAGAAG ATCGGGCTCCTGACAACCATGGCCATCCTCCTGCACGAGATCCCCCATGAG GTGGGCGACTTTGCCATCCTGCTCCGGGCTGGCTTTGACCGATGGAGCGCAGCCAAGCTGCAACTCTCGACAGCGCTGGGGGGCCTGCTGGGCGCCGGCTTTGCCATCTGTACCCAGTCCCCCAAGGGA AGGAGACGGCAGCCTGGGTCCTGCCCTTCACCTCTGGAGGCTTTCTCTACATCGCCTTGGTGA
- the SLC39A13 gene encoding zinc transporter ZIP13 isoform X19 — translation MLRRSVRGMPGCPCPGCGMAGPRLLFLTALALELLGRAGGSQPALRSRGTATACRLDNKESESWGALLSGERLDTWICSLLGSLMVGLSGVFPLLVIPLEMGTMLRSEAGAWRLKQLLSFALGGLLGNVFLHLLPEAWAYTCSAGPGGEGQSLQQQQQLGLWVIAGILTFLALEKMFLDSKAERTSQVSGYLNLLANTIDNFTHGLAVAASFLVSKKIGLLTTMAILLHEIPHERRRQPGSCPSPLEAFSTSPW, via the exons ATGCTCAGACGCTCTG TACGTGGCATGCCTGGATGTCCCTGCCCTGGCTGTGGCATGGCGGGCCCAAGGCTCCTCTTCCTCACCGCCCTTGCCCTGGAGCTCTTGGGAAGGGCTGGGGGTTCCCAGCCGGCCCTCCGGAGCCGGGGGACTGCGACGGCCTGCCGCCTGGACAACAAGGAAAGCGAGTCCTGGGGGGCTCTGCTGAGCGGAGAGCGGCTGGACACCTGGATCTGCTCCCTCCTGGGTTCCCTCATGGTGGGGCTCAGTGGGGTCTTCCCGTTGCTCGTCATTCCCCTAGAGATGGGGACCATGCTGCGCTCAGAAG CTGGGGCCTGGCGCCTGAAGCAGCTGCTCAGCTTCGCCCTGGGGGGACTCTTGGGCAATGTGTTTCTGCACCTGCTGCCCGAAGCCTGGGCCTACACGTGCAGCGCCGGCCCTG GTGGTGAGGGGCAGagcctgcagcagcagcagcagctggggcTATGGGTCATTGCTGGCATCCTGACCTTCCTGGCGTTGGAGAAGATGTTCCTGGACAGCAAGGCGGAGAGGACCAGCCAG GTCAGCGGCTACCTCAACCTGCTGGCCAACACCATCGACAACTTCACCCATGGGCTGGCTGTGGCTGCCAGCTTCCTTGTGAGCAAGAAG ATCGGGCTCCTGACAACCATGGCCATCCTCCTGCACGAGATCCCCCATGAG AGGAGACGGCAGCCTGGGTCCTGCCCTTCACCTCTGGAGGCTTTCTCTACATCGCCTTGGTGA
- the SLC39A13 gene encoding zinc transporter ZIP13 isoform X17, which translates to MLRRSVRGMPGCPCPGCGMAGPRLLFLTALALELLGRAGGSQPALRSRGTATACRLDNKESESWGALLSGERLDTWICSLLGSLMVGLSGVFPLLVIPLEMGTMLRSEAGAWRLKQLLSFALGGLLGNVFLHLLPEAWAYTCSAGPGGEGQSLQQQQQLGLWVIAGILTFLALEKMFLDSKAERTSQVSGYLNLLANTIDNFTHGLAVAASFLVSKKIGLLTTMAILLHEIPHEVGDFAILLRAGFDRWSAAKLQLSTALGGLLGAGFAICTQSPKGRRRQPGSCPSPLEAFSTSPW; encoded by the exons ATGCTCAGACGCTCTG TACGTGGCATGCCTGGATGTCCCTGCCCTGGCTGTGGCATGGCGGGCCCAAGGCTCCTCTTCCTCACCGCCCTTGCCCTGGAGCTCTTGGGAAGGGCTGGGGGTTCCCAGCCGGCCCTCCGGAGCCGGGGGACTGCGACGGCCTGCCGCCTGGACAACAAGGAAAGCGAGTCCTGGGGGGCTCTGCTGAGCGGAGAGCGGCTGGACACCTGGATCTGCTCCCTCCTGGGTTCCCTCATGGTGGGGCTCAGTGGGGTCTTCCCGTTGCTCGTCATTCCCCTAGAGATGGGGACCATGCTGCGCTCAGAAG CTGGGGCCTGGCGCCTGAAGCAGCTGCTCAGCTTCGCCCTGGGGGGACTCTTGGGCAATGTGTTTCTGCACCTGCTGCCCGAAGCCTGGGCCTACACGTGCAGCGCCGGCCCTG GTGGTGAGGGGCAGagcctgcagcagcagcagcagctggggcTATGGGTCATTGCTGGCATCCTGACCTTCCTGGCGTTGGAGAAGATGTTCCTGGACAGCAAGGCGGAGAGGACCAGCCAG GTCAGCGGCTACCTCAACCTGCTGGCCAACACCATCGACAACTTCACCCATGGGCTGGCTGTGGCTGCCAGCTTCCTTGTGAGCAAGAAG ATCGGGCTCCTGACAACCATGGCCATCCTCCTGCACGAGATCCCCCATGAG GTGGGCGACTTTGCCATCCTGCTCCGGGCTGGCTTTGACCGATGGAGCGCAGCCAAGCTGCAACTCTCGACAGCGCTGGGGGGCCTGCTGGGCGCCGGCTTTGCCATCTGTACCCAGTCCCCCAAGGGA AGGAGACGGCAGCCTGGGTCCTGCCCTTCACCTCTGGAGGCTTTCTCTACATCGCCTTGGTGA
- the SLC39A13 gene encoding zinc transporter ZIP13 isoform X15: MPGCPCPGCGMAGPRLLFLTALALELLGRAGGSQPALRSRGTATACRLDNKESESWGALLSGERLDTWICSLLGSLMVGLSGVFPLLVIPLEMGTMLRSEAGAWRLKQLLSFALGGLLGNVFLHLLPEAWAYTCSAGPGGEGQSLQQQQQLGLWVIAGILTFLALEKMFLDSKAERTSQAPNKDPTAAAAALNGGHCLAQPAAEPGLGAVVRSIKVSGYLNLLANTIDNFTHGLAVAASFLVSKKIGLLTTMAILLHEIPHEVGDFAILLRAGFDRWSAAKLQLSTALGGLLGAGFAICTQSPKGRRRQPGSCPSPLEAFSTSPW; the protein is encoded by the exons ATGCCTGGATGTCCCTGCCCTGGCTGTGGCATGGCGGGCCCAAGGCTCCTCTTCCTCACCGCCCTTGCCCTGGAGCTCTTGGGAAGGGCTGGGGGTTCCCAGCCGGCCCTCCGGAGCCGGGGGACTGCGACGGCCTGCCGCCTGGACAACAAGGAAAGCGAGTCCTGGGGGGCTCTGCTGAGCGGAGAGCGGCTGGACACCTGGATCTGCTCCCTCCTGGGTTCCCTCATGGTGGGGCTCAGTGGGGTCTTCCCGTTGCTCGTCATTCCCCTAGAGATGGGGACCATGCTGCGCTCAGAAG CTGGGGCCTGGCGCCTGAAGCAGCTGCTCAGCTTCGCCCTGGGGGGACTCTTGGGCAATGTGTTTCTGCACCTGCTGCCCGAAGCCTGGGCCTACACGTGCAGCGCCGGCCCTG GTGGTGAGGGGCAGagcctgcagcagcagcagcagctggggcTATGGGTCATTGCTGGCATCCTGACCTTCCTGGCGTTGGAGAAGATGTTCCTGGACAGCAAGGCGGAGAGGACCAGCCAG GCCCCCAACAAAGACCCCACTGCTGCTGCCGCTGCGCTCAATGGAGGCCACTGTCTGGCCCAGCCGGCCGCAGAGCCCGGCCTCGGTGCCGTGGTCCGGAGCATCAAA GTCAGCGGCTACCTCAACCTGCTGGCCAACACCATCGACAACTTCACCCATGGGCTGGCTGTGGCTGCCAGCTTCCTTGTGAGCAAGAAG ATCGGGCTCCTGACAACCATGGCCATCCTCCTGCACGAGATCCCCCATGAG GTGGGCGACTTTGCCATCCTGCTCCGGGCTGGCTTTGACCGATGGAGCGCAGCCAAGCTGCAACTCTCGACAGCGCTGGGGGGCCTGCTGGGCGCCGGCTTTGCCATCTGTACCCAGTCCCCCAAGGGA AGGAGACGGCAGCCTGGGTCCTGCCCTTCACCTCTGGAGGCTTTCTCTACATCGCCTTGGTGA
- the SLC39A13 gene encoding zinc transporter ZIP13 isoform X20, with protein MPGCPCPGCGMAGPRLLFLTALALELLGRAGGSQPALRSRGTATACRLDNKESESWGALLSGERLDTWICSLLGSLMVGLSGVFPLLVIPLEMGTMLRSEAGAWRLKQLLSFALGGLLGNVFLHLLPEAWAYTCSAGPGGEGQSLQQQQQLGLWVIAGILTFLALEKMFLDSKAERTSQVSGYLNLLANTIDNFTHGLAVAASFLVSKKIGLLTTMAILLHEIPHERRRQPGSCPSPLEAFSTSPW; from the exons ATGCCTGGATGTCCCTGCCCTGGCTGTGGCATGGCGGGCCCAAGGCTCCTCTTCCTCACCGCCCTTGCCCTGGAGCTCTTGGGAAGGGCTGGGGGTTCCCAGCCGGCCCTCCGGAGCCGGGGGACTGCGACGGCCTGCCGCCTGGACAACAAGGAAAGCGAGTCCTGGGGGGCTCTGCTGAGCGGAGAGCGGCTGGACACCTGGATCTGCTCCCTCCTGGGTTCCCTCATGGTGGGGCTCAGTGGGGTCTTCCCGTTGCTCGTCATTCCCCTAGAGATGGGGACCATGCTGCGCTCAGAAG CTGGGGCCTGGCGCCTGAAGCAGCTGCTCAGCTTCGCCCTGGGGGGACTCTTGGGCAATGTGTTTCTGCACCTGCTGCCCGAAGCCTGGGCCTACACGTGCAGCGCCGGCCCTG GTGGTGAGGGGCAGagcctgcagcagcagcagcagctggggcTATGGGTCATTGCTGGCATCCTGACCTTCCTGGCGTTGGAGAAGATGTTCCTGGACAGCAAGGCGGAGAGGACCAGCCAG GTCAGCGGCTACCTCAACCTGCTGGCCAACACCATCGACAACTTCACCCATGGGCTGGCTGTGGCTGCCAGCTTCCTTGTGAGCAAGAAG ATCGGGCTCCTGACAACCATGGCCATCCTCCTGCACGAGATCCCCCATGAG AGGAGACGGCAGCCTGGGTCCTGCCCTTCACCTCTGGAGGCTTTCTCTACATCGCCTTGGTGA